Proteins from one Pseudomonas bijieensis genomic window:
- a CDS encoding YybH family protein, which produces MNTQATETQIQALIDTYRQAVMAKDVDKVMALYDENIVSFDAIQALQFKGKAAYRAHWQACMEMCPGPHKFDFHQVKITPAENIAFAHWLAYCGGTNDKGEEQACWMRVTACYQRAAGQWRIVHEHWSAPFDPMAGTALFDLQP; this is translated from the coding sequence ATGAATACCCAAGCCACTGAAACCCAGATCCAGGCCCTGATCGACACCTATCGCCAAGCCGTCATGGCCAAGGACGTTGACAAGGTCATGGCGCTCTACGACGAGAACATTGTCTCGTTCGACGCCATCCAGGCCTTGCAATTCAAGGGTAAGGCCGCTTACCGGGCCCATTGGCAAGCCTGCATGGAAATGTGCCCCGGCCCGCACAAGTTCGATTTCCACCAGGTCAAGATCACCCCGGCTGAGAACATCGCCTTCGCCCACTGGCTGGCCTATTGCGGCGGCACCAACGACAAAGGCGAAGAACAGGCCTGCTGGATGCGTGTGACGGCCTGCTACCAGCGTGCAGCCGGGCAATGGCGGATCGTCCATGAGCATTGGTCCGCGCCGTTCGATCCGATGGCCGGTACGGCGCTGTTCGACCTGCAACCCTGA
- a CDS encoding GNAT family N-acetyltransferase encodes MTVQLVPYEDLTPLQREQVSAIEIHPEQIKFAGDIHGALHTLLSKPGPGVRGFALLAEQVPVAFLLLKRPPVLPAWANEHSATLHALQVDYRAQGKGYGKACLQALPAVARAAWPEIRGLELSVDADNDSAIGLYTRLGWVDSGEAYRGRIGYERRMGLVF; translated from the coding sequence GTGACCGTTCAGCTCGTACCCTACGAAGACCTGACCCCGCTTCAACGCGAACAGGTCAGCGCCATCGAAATCCACCCCGAACAGATCAAGTTCGCCGGCGATATCCACGGTGCCCTGCACACGCTGCTGTCCAAGCCCGGCCCCGGGGTCAGGGGCTTTGCACTATTGGCTGAGCAGGTGCCAGTGGCCTTCCTGCTGCTCAAGCGCCCGCCGGTACTGCCCGCCTGGGCCAATGAACACAGCGCCACCCTGCATGCCCTGCAAGTCGACTATCGGGCCCAGGGCAAAGGTTATGGCAAGGCCTGCCTGCAGGCGCTACCCGCCGTGGCGCGAGCCGCCTGGCCGGAAATCCGCGGGCTGGAACTCTCGGTGGACGCCGACAACGACTCGGCCATCGGCCTGTACACCCGGCTGGGCTGGGTCGACAGTGGCGAGGCCTACAGAGGCCGCATCGGTTATGAGCGGCGGATGGGGTTGGTGTTTTGA
- a CDS encoding GyrI-like domain-containing protein, which yields MEKHKRDYTAEPRFEQGRFQLIAGFGARFTQDTAQDIPLLWEKFLPWLGKVPGQKDEVTYGVCCNPDEEGGFEYIAGVEISRLDDLPEQYHWIEIPPGRYAVFEHRGPLKTLPQTFQYIWSEWLPQSGHEGACTPEFERYSEDFNPRTGQGTLEIWIPLKPS from the coding sequence ATGGAAAAGCATAAACGCGATTACACAGCCGAACCACGCTTTGAACAGGGACGTTTTCAGCTCATCGCCGGCTTCGGTGCTCGTTTTACCCAGGACACTGCCCAAGATATCCCTTTGCTTTGGGAAAAGTTCCTGCCCTGGCTCGGCAAGGTGCCAGGGCAGAAAGATGAAGTGACCTACGGTGTGTGTTGCAACCCGGACGAGGAGGGCGGGTTCGAATACATTGCCGGCGTGGAAATCAGCCGGCTCGACGATCTGCCGGAACAATACCATTGGATCGAAATCCCGCCCGGGCGCTACGCCGTGTTCGAACATCGGGGCCCGTTGAAGACACTGCCGCAAACTTTCCAGTACATCTGGAGCGAGTGGTTACCGCAGTCCGGCCACGAAGGGGCCTGCACACCGGAATTCGAACGCTACAGCGAAGACTTCAACCCCAGGACCGGCCAAGGCACCCTGGAGATCTGGATCCCGCTCAAGCCGAGCTGA
- a CDS encoding LysE family translocator — MEFSSGFLLSLSLCLDIGVANIAMITLAMQRGYFQGFALGLGTCVGDLVYAVLALAGMTVLLQYEAVRWVLWLGGSVLLLYFAAKMIHSAIYHSAVLAEAGEVQGNSSRQEFFRGIFLAMSSPSAILWFAAVGGTLIARSGGGTLLSSALFLSGFLCAGLLWCAALCLAATQGGRLLGDKLLRYSYWASAAIFCYFAVYVIVSGYNEFVGKTVAGALPGI; from the coding sequence ATGGAATTTTCCAGCGGTTTCCTGCTGAGTCTCTCCCTGTGCCTGGACATTGGCGTGGCCAATATCGCGATGATCACCCTGGCGATGCAGCGCGGCTATTTCCAGGGTTTCGCCCTGGGCCTGGGCACCTGCGTGGGCGACCTGGTCTATGCGGTCCTGGCCCTGGCCGGCATGACCGTGCTGCTGCAATACGAAGCGGTGCGTTGGGTGTTGTGGCTCGGTGGCTCGGTGCTGTTGCTGTATTTCGCGGCGAAGATGATCCATTCGGCGATCTATCACAGCGCAGTGCTGGCCGAGGCTGGCGAGGTGCAGGGCAACTCCTCGCGCCAGGAGTTTTTTCGCGGGATTTTCCTGGCCATGTCATCGCCCAGTGCCATTCTCTGGTTCGCGGCGGTGGGTGGTACGTTGATCGCTCGTTCGGGTGGCGGGACCTTGCTCAGTTCGGCGCTGTTTCTCAGCGGTTTTCTCTGCGCCGGGCTGCTGTGGTGTGCGGCTCTGTGCCTGGCAGCGACCCAGGGCGGCAGACTGTTGGGGGATAAACTGTTGCGTTACTCCTATTGGGCATCCGCTGCGATCTTCTGTTATTTTGCGGTGTATGTGATTGTTTCTGGCTACAACGAGTTTGTAGGAAAAACCGTCGCCGGCGCCTTGCCTGGCATCTGA
- the alaC gene encoding alanine transaminase — MAEQGSPRRFARIDRLPPYVFNITAELKMAARRRGEDIIDLSMGNPDGATPPHIVEKLVTVAQREDTHGYSTSKGIPRLRRAISRWYKDRYEVDIDPETEAIVTIGSKEGLAHLMLATLDQGDTVLVPNPSYPIHIYGAVIAGAQVRSVPLVPGVDFFDELERAIRGSIPKPKMMILGFPSNPTAQCVELDFFERVIALAKQYDVLVIHDLAYADIVYDGWKAPSIMQVPGAKDIAVEFFTLSKSYNMAGWRIGFMVGNPELVSALARIKSYHDYGTFTPLQVAAIAALESDQQCVRDIAEQYRQRRNVLVKGLHELGWMVENPKASMYVWAKIPEAYAHLGSLEFAKKLLAEAKVCVSPGVGFGEYGDDHVRFALIENQDRIRQAVRGIRGMFRADGLINKPGA; from the coding sequence ATGGCCGAACAAGGTTCGCCGCGCCGCTTTGCGCGCATCGATCGACTCCCCCCCTATGTATTCAATATCACTGCCGAGCTGAAGATGGCTGCGCGTCGGCGCGGCGAAGACATCATCGACTTGAGCATGGGTAACCCCGACGGCGCCACGCCCCCGCACATCGTGGAAAAGCTGGTCACCGTCGCCCAGCGTGAAGATACCCACGGTTATTCCACCTCCAAAGGCATCCCGCGCCTGCGCCGCGCCATTTCGCGCTGGTACAAGGACCGCTATGAGGTGGACATCGACCCGGAAACCGAAGCCATTGTCACCATCGGCTCCAAGGAGGGCCTGGCCCACCTGATGCTGGCGACCCTGGACCAGGGCGACACGGTACTGGTACCCAACCCCAGCTATCCGATCCACATCTACGGTGCAGTGATCGCCGGCGCCCAGGTGCGTTCAGTGCCGCTGGTGCCGGGCGTGGATTTCTTCGACGAACTGGAACGGGCCATTCGCGGCTCGATTCCCAAGCCGAAAATGATGATCCTGGGTTTTCCGTCCAACCCGACCGCGCAGTGCGTGGAGCTGGACTTTTTCGAACGGGTCATCGCCCTGGCCAAGCAATACGACGTGCTGGTGATCCACGACTTGGCCTACGCCGACATCGTCTATGACGGCTGGAAAGCTCCGTCGATCATGCAGGTGCCTGGCGCGAAAGATATCGCGGTGGAATTCTTCACCCTGTCCAAGAGCTACAACATGGCCGGCTGGCGCATCGGTTTCATGGTGGGCAACCCGGAACTGGTCAGCGCCCTGGCGCGGATCAAGAGCTACCACGACTACGGCACCTTCACGCCGCTGCAAGTGGCCGCCATCGCCGCCCTTGAAAGCGACCAGCAATGTGTGCGCGACATCGCCGAGCAATACCGCCAGCGCCGCAATGTGCTGGTCAAGGGCCTGCATGAACTGGGCTGGATGGTGGAAAACCCCAAGGCGTCGATGTATGTCTGGGCCAAGATCCCCGAGGCTTATGCACATCTGGGTTCACTGGAGTTCGCCAAGAAGCTGTTGGCCGAAGCCAAGGTCTGCGTCTCGCCGGGGGTGGGGTTCGGGGAATATGGGGATGATCACGTGCGCTTTGCGCTGATCGAAAACCAGGACCGGATTCGCCAGGCTGTCCGTGGCATCCGTGGGATGTTCCGGGCGGATGGCTTGATAAACAAACCTGGCGCCTGA
- a CDS encoding GntP family permease, producing MFGMSHETFLLLDAVVTVIGLIILITKFKFHPFIALTIAAAFLGLTSGMPTGTIIKAFQDGFGGVLGFVGIILALGTMLGKMMAESGGADQIAQTLIRAFGKDKVQWAMMFAAFLVGIPLFFEIGFVLLIPLVFIVARRTGVSIIKIGIPLLAGLSAVHGLVPPHPGPLLAIGVFGADIGKTILYGLIVALPTAIIAGPIFGTFIAKHIPGHPNQELVDQLARETNSAELPSFSITLITVLSPVFLMLLKTFADVALPDGNLFRAWMDMIGHPISALLLALLLSLYTFGYKQGIGSSQMLKWLDASLAPTAAIILIIGAGGGFKQMLVTSGVGDVIGHMAVSAQISPILLAWLVAAVIRIATGSATVATITGAGIVVPVVGMIPGVNRELLVLATGAGSLILSHVNDAGFWLVKQYFNMTVAETFKTWTAMETILSVVGLIFILLLSLVV from the coding sequence ATGTTCGGCATGTCCCACGAGACGTTCCTGCTGCTCGATGCAGTGGTCACGGTGATCGGACTCATCATCCTCATCACCAAGTTCAAGTTCCACCCGTTCATTGCCCTGACCATCGCTGCCGCGTTCCTCGGCCTGACGTCGGGCATGCCGACCGGCACCATCATCAAGGCGTTCCAGGACGGCTTCGGTGGCGTGCTGGGCTTTGTCGGCATCATCCTGGCGCTGGGCACGATGCTCGGCAAAATGATGGCCGAGTCGGGCGGGGCCGATCAGATCGCCCAGACCCTGATCCGCGCCTTCGGCAAGGACAAGGTGCAGTGGGCCATGATGTTCGCCGCGTTTCTGGTGGGCATCCCACTGTTCTTCGAAATCGGCTTCGTGTTGCTGATCCCGCTGGTGTTCATCGTCGCGCGCCGCACCGGCGTGTCCATCATCAAGATCGGTATCCCGCTGCTGGCCGGTCTTTCCGCGGTCCACGGCCTGGTGCCACCGCACCCGGGGCCGCTGCTGGCGATTGGCGTGTTTGGCGCCGACATCGGCAAGACCATTCTCTATGGCCTGATCGTCGCGCTGCCAACCGCCATCATTGCCGGGCCGATCTTCGGTACGTTCATTGCCAAGCACATCCCCGGTCACCCGAATCAGGAACTGGTGGACCAACTGGCTCGCGAGACGAACTCCGCCGAGCTGCCAAGCTTCAGCATCACCCTGATCACCGTGCTGTCGCCGGTATTCCTGATGCTGCTCAAGACTTTCGCTGACGTGGCGCTGCCGGACGGCAACCTCTTCCGCGCCTGGATGGACATGATCGGCCACCCGATCTCGGCCTTGCTGCTGGCGCTGTTGTTGTCGCTGTACACCTTCGGCTACAAACAAGGCATCGGTTCCAGCCAGATGCTCAAATGGCTGGACGCCAGCCTTGCGCCGACCGCTGCGATCATCCTGATCATTGGTGCCGGTGGTGGCTTCAAGCAGATGCTGGTCACCAGCGGCGTGGGCGATGTGATCGGTCACATGGCGGTGAGTGCGCAGATTTCCCCGATCCTGCTGGCTTGGCTGGTGGCAGCGGTGATTCGTATTGCGACGGGCTCGGCGACGGTGGCGACCATTACCGGTGCCGGGATCGTGGTGCCGGTGGTGGGGATGATTCCAGGCGTGAACCGTGAGCTGCTGGTCCTGGCGACCGGTGCCGGTTCGTTGATCCTGTCTCACGTCAACGATGCGGGCTTCTGGCTGGTCAAGCAGTACTTCAACATGACCGTGGCCGAAACCTTCAAGACCTGGACCGCGATGGAAACCATCCTGTCCGTGGTGGGCTTGATCTTTATCCTGTTGCTGTCGCTGGTGGTCTAA
- a CDS encoding gluconokinase, whose amino-acid sequence MNNPISALVIMGVAGCGKTCVSQALCQLSGATAIEGDTFHPAANIQKMSAGIPLNDDDRAGWLDSLCDELRRVDALGERPVLTCSALKHSYRERLRSALPGLGFVFLELTPEVAADRVSHRPGHFMPSTLIDSQFATLQSPVGEPLTLALDASSHSVDELAHQAYVWWLDHGLKLAS is encoded by the coding sequence ATGAATAATCCCATCTCCGCCCTGGTCATCATGGGCGTTGCCGGTTGCGGCAAAACCTGCGTCAGCCAGGCCCTGTGCCAGTTGAGCGGCGCCACCGCCATCGAAGGCGACACGTTCCACCCCGCGGCCAACATCCAGAAGATGAGCGCCGGTATCCCCTTGAACGACGACGACCGTGCCGGCTGGCTCGACAGCCTCTGCGACGAGTTGCGCCGTGTCGATGCCTTGGGCGAGCGCCCGGTGCTGACCTGCTCGGCCCTCAAGCACAGTTATCGCGAGCGTCTGCGCAGCGCCTTGCCAGGCCTGGGCTTCGTATTCCTTGAATTGACCCCCGAAGTGGCCGCCGATCGCGTTTCCCATCGTCCCGGCCATTTCATGCCGTCGACCCTGATCGACAGCCAGTTTGCCACCCTTCAATCCCCTGTCGGCGAGCCCCTGACCCTGGCTCTGGATGCGTCCAGCCACAGTGTGGATGAACTGGCGCATCAGGCTTACGTCTGGTGGTTGGACCATGGTTTGAAGCTTGCCAGCTGA
- a CDS encoding LacI family DNA-binding transcriptional regulator codes for MTAPKNDKNTRTTGRPTLNEVARLAGVSPITASRALRGVSTVATELVEKVRQAAVELNYVVNPAARALASAQSHSVVVLVPSLSNLLFIDTLEAIHRVLRPKGFEVVIGNYHYSRDEEEDLLRNYMAYQPRGLLLTGFDRTESARRMIEASNIPCVYMMELDPGAGLNCVGFSQLKAGETAAEHLISKGRKRLAYIGAQLDQRTLLRGEGFRRALQSAGLYDPDLEVLTPRPSSVGLGGELFLQLLASHPDVDAIFFGNDDLAHGALFEALRCGIKIPEQVSVLGFNDLPASAHMVPRLSSISTPREAIGRRAAEQMLTLMAGNRITQPVVDMGFELKVREST; via the coding sequence ATGACCGCCCCTAAAAACGATAAGAATACTCGCACCACTGGTCGCCCTACGCTCAACGAAGTCGCACGCCTGGCCGGTGTCAGCCCGATCACCGCCTCCCGTGCCCTGCGTGGCGTCAGCACCGTCGCCACTGAGCTGGTGGAAAAAGTCCGCCAGGCCGCCGTGGAGCTCAACTACGTCGTCAACCCCGCCGCCCGAGCCCTGGCTTCGGCCCAGAGCCATTCGGTGGTGGTGCTGGTGCCGTCGTTGTCCAACCTGTTGTTCATCGACACCCTGGAAGCCATTCATCGGGTGCTGCGACCCAAGGGCTTCGAAGTGGTGATCGGCAATTACCACTATTCCCGGGACGAAGAAGAAGACCTGCTGCGCAACTACATGGCCTATCAGCCGCGTGGTTTGCTGTTGACCGGTTTCGACCGCACCGAAAGCGCCCGACGCATGATCGAGGCCAGCAATATCCCGTGCGTGTACATGATGGAGCTGGATCCTGGCGCGGGGCTCAACTGCGTCGGTTTTTCCCAGCTCAAGGCCGGCGAAACGGCGGCCGAGCACTTGATTTCCAAAGGGCGCAAGCGCCTGGCCTACATCGGCGCGCAACTGGATCAGCGCACCCTGCTGCGCGGCGAAGGCTTTCGTCGCGCCCTGCAGAGCGCCGGGTTGTATGACCCGGACCTGGAAGTGCTGACGCCGCGCCCGTCCTCGGTGGGCCTGGGCGGCGAGCTGTTCCTGCAACTGCTGGCCAGTCATCCGGACGTCGATGCGATCTTCTTCGGCAACGACGACCTGGCCCACGGCGCCTTGTTCGAGGCACTTCGCTGCGGCATCAAGATTCCCGAGCAGGTCTCGGTCCTGGGTTTCAACGACCTGCCCGCCTCGGCCCACATGGTGCCGCGCCTGAGCAGCATCAGCACCCCACGGGAAGCCATCGGCCGCCGCGCCGCCGAACAAATGCTGACGTTGATGGCTGGCAACCGCATCACGCAGCCGGTGGTGGACATGGGCTTTGAGCTCAAGGTCCGCGAAAGCACCTGA
- a CDS encoding GNAT family N-acetyltransferase: protein MSEIHYTQLQEPLWPLMNKFYRTHQSSMKAVREAQLWVARRDEIVAALCLRPVSGGHWLTGLLVDPAYREQGIAARLIAEAVKGVEGPVWLFCHPDLRGFYERRGFSFDPELPYAMAERLSRYARSKPMIAMGLESKVLF from the coding sequence ATGTCCGAAATCCACTACACACAGCTCCAAGAGCCGCTGTGGCCGCTGATGAACAAGTTTTACCGCACCCACCAATCCTCGATGAAAGCGGTTCGGGAAGCGCAGCTATGGGTGGCGCGGCGGGATGAAATCGTCGCCGCACTGTGCTTGCGACCGGTGTCGGGCGGGCATTGGTTGACGGGGTTGTTGGTCGACCCGGCGTATCGCGAACAAGGGATTGCGGCGCGGTTGATCGCTGAAGCGGTGAAGGGTGTCGAAGGACCGGTGTGGCTGTTCTGCCACCCGGATTTGCGCGGCTTTTATGAGCGACGTGGTTTCAGCTTCGACCCTGAACTGCCCTATGCGATGGCTGAGCGTCTGAGCCGGTATGCGCGCAGCAAGCCGATGATTGCGATGGGGCTTGAGTCAAAAGTACTCTTCTGA
- the def gene encoding peptide deformylase: protein MIREILKMGDERLLRIAPPVPVEMFDSPELWQLIDDMFQTMESVGGVGLAAPQIGVDLQLVIFGFEHSERYPDAEAVPQTILINPLITPLSPLMEEGFEGCLSVPGLRGAVDRYQHIRYEGFDPKGEPIVRTASGFHARVVQHECDHLIGRLYPSRITDFSKFGFTEVMFPDLDPTADD, encoded by the coding sequence ATGATCCGTGAAATCCTGAAAATGGGCGACGAACGCCTACTGCGCATCGCCCCGCCGGTGCCTGTCGAAATGTTCGACAGCCCAGAGTTGTGGCAATTGATCGACGATATGTTCCAGACCATGGAAAGCGTCGGCGGTGTCGGCCTGGCTGCGCCGCAGATCGGCGTCGACCTGCAACTGGTGATCTTCGGCTTCGAGCACAGCGAGCGTTACCCCGACGCCGAGGCAGTGCCCCAGACCATCCTGATCAATCCGTTGATTACCCCGCTGAGTCCACTGATGGAGGAGGGCTTCGAAGGCTGCCTGTCGGTGCCTGGCTTGCGTGGGGCGGTGGATCGCTACCAGCACATTCGCTACGAAGGTTTTGATCCGAAGGGCGAGCCGATCGTGCGCACCGCTTCAGGTTTTCATGCGCGCGTGGTGCAGCATGAGTGCGATCACCTGATCGGGCGCTTGTACCCCTCGCGGATTACGGACTTCAGCAAGTTCGGGTTTACCGAGGTGATGTTTCCCGACCTGGATCCGACTGCGGACGACTGA
- a CDS encoding YihY/virulence factor BrkB family protein → MMFPALKGLPLHRVMMRTVTEFLDDEMSTYASALAYQMLFSLFPFILFLIALIGFLHLPDFFSWLRLQSELVLPPQALEQVNPVIDQLQQSKGGLLSVGIVIALWTASAGVRLMMSAMNAAYDVVEGRPAWKRFPLSIFYTVGIAGMLLAAAALMVLGPQVMGWIAAQVGLEEFIVTLWTIVRWPVIVILLMVAVALIYYVMPDVKQEFRFITPGSVLAVVVWIIASLGFAFYVKTFANYNAMYGSIGAIIVLLLYFYISAAVLLLGAEMNAVIEHMSSEGKNPGEKSAGEHEKQHVSGLGRDHSIPLTHPDEARP, encoded by the coding sequence ATGATGTTCCCGGCCTTGAAAGGCTTGCCCTTGCATCGTGTGATGATGCGTACCGTGACCGAGTTTCTCGACGACGAGATGTCGACCTACGCCTCGGCATTGGCGTACCAGATGCTGTTCTCGCTGTTTCCGTTCATTCTCTTTTTGATCGCGTTGATCGGCTTCCTGCACCTGCCGGACTTCTTCTCCTGGCTGCGCCTGCAATCGGAGCTGGTGCTGCCACCCCAGGCCCTGGAGCAGGTCAACCCGGTGATCGACCAGCTCCAGCAATCCAAGGGCGGGTTGTTGTCGGTGGGTATCGTCATTGCCCTGTGGACCGCCTCGGCGGGCGTGCGGCTGATGATGAGCGCGATGAACGCCGCCTACGATGTGGTGGAAGGCCGCCCGGCCTGGAAACGCTTTCCGCTATCGATCTTCTACACGGTCGGCATCGCCGGCATGCTGCTGGCGGCTGCGGCGCTGATGGTGCTCGGGCCGCAAGTGATGGGCTGGATCGCGGCCCAGGTCGGCCTGGAGGAGTTCATCGTCACGCTCTGGACCATCGTGCGCTGGCCGGTGATCGTGATCTTGCTGATGGTGGCCGTGGCCCTGATCTATTACGTGATGCCCGACGTCAAGCAGGAGTTTCGCTTCATCACGCCGGGGTCGGTGCTGGCGGTGGTGGTGTGGATCATCGCTTCCCTGGGCTTCGCGTTTTACGTCAAGACCTTTGCCAACTACAACGCCATGTACGGCAGCATCGGCGCGATCATCGTGTTGTTGCTGTATTTCTATATTTCTGCGGCGGTGCTGTTGCTTGGCGCGGAGATGAATGCGGTGATCGAACACATGTCTAGCGAGGGCAAGAACCCGGGCGAAAAGAGCGCGGGCGAGCACGAAAAACAGCATGTGTCGGGCCTGGGCCGCGACCATTCCATTCCTCTCACCCATCCTGACGAAGCCCGACCATGA
- a CDS encoding CsbD family protein — protein sequence MGSTSDKVKGVANEAVGNIKQGVGKATDNDRMRAEGVVQEKKGEAQQTVGKAKDAVKKGVDEA from the coding sequence ATGGGTAGCACGAGCGATAAAGTGAAGGGCGTTGCCAACGAAGCCGTCGGCAACATCAAGCAAGGCGTCGGCAAGGCCACCGACAATGACCGCATGCGCGCCGAGGGCGTGGTCCAGGAGAAAAAAGGTGAAGCCCAGCAAACCGTGGGCAAGGCCAAGGATGCAGTCAAGAAAGGCGTTGACGAGGCATAA
- a CDS encoding MAC/perforin domain-containing protein — protein sequence MNNKMDIPGVLQAADYNKLNGDLGYGRNRLSAARAPDERVFDPTSGAGIKRHTDTRREDYSSFFQSILDYRHTTKAEFNSSASYGEFSAEFHLNFEKKYTSHQDNTAAVRTLRLIFGGAKLDAVSDAALSPRFSEEVARLPTAFTPQDAHEFYRFFDLFGTDVVTSITLGGNLYFQALVQKSKVTELEKIKVELEAEYGIFFTADGSIDDTVERKQYMESRDASVTTEGGDNDIFSDVIFTKPKKYDGKTNQWIASVGKKPVVVGREFKPVYAFIADKQRRIAAQTALEHYRGRSLSVHSTWRYSSLDVGNVTRQALASGAVGTPGIKVRVVDRKTLQGREEHFAAPAIGSAVSDINQFWNTFKSGVESMGLEHAIVLLATQFWPRESRYSPPDHIIAFLKNKCGGSEATLHRWRDDSLRCVPCPYAGASYGLIGYGNGTSHDKGGDVYVIGFGDPERTLRTELEIDADLYTTEDGTAKFTCNDIFKGQAIPFVKFRSHHWNTWQIAVDPHVPERITLEDDSAGDGAKALWYAQPAGPKYGMHPFYLINAQTCGVLQWDSGGAAQEKEAVLRPFVPNLDINLWDLRYPYILCLSYQPNWDLRAFGDRRVKVASYRGQDTEMRWSPSNVSRVL from the coding sequence ATGAATAACAAAATGGATATACCAGGCGTCCTCCAAGCCGCGGATTACAACAAGCTCAACGGCGATCTCGGCTATGGTCGAAACCGCCTCAGCGCAGCCCGGGCACCGGATGAACGCGTATTTGACCCGACCTCCGGCGCCGGCATCAAACGGCACACGGATACCCGACGCGAAGATTACTCATCGTTCTTCCAATCGATTCTGGACTATCGCCACACAACAAAGGCCGAATTCAATTCGAGTGCCAGCTACGGTGAATTTTCCGCCGAATTTCACCTCAACTTTGAAAAGAAATATACCTCTCACCAAGACAACACGGCCGCCGTGCGGACCCTGCGCCTCATCTTCGGCGGCGCGAAACTCGATGCGGTCTCGGACGCGGCGCTCTCGCCCAGGTTCAGCGAAGAAGTCGCCCGCCTGCCGACGGCGTTCACCCCCCAGGACGCGCATGAGTTCTATCGGTTCTTCGACCTGTTCGGGACCGACGTGGTGACCTCGATCACCCTGGGCGGCAATCTGTACTTCCAGGCCCTGGTGCAGAAATCCAAAGTGACGGAACTCGAAAAGATCAAGGTCGAACTGGAGGCCGAGTACGGCATCTTCTTCACGGCCGACGGTTCGATCGACGATACGGTCGAGCGCAAGCAATACATGGAGAGCCGCGACGCCTCGGTCACCACTGAGGGCGGCGACAACGACATCTTCTCCGACGTCATCTTCACCAAGCCGAAAAAGTATGACGGCAAGACGAACCAATGGATCGCTTCGGTGGGGAAAAAACCGGTAGTCGTCGGGCGAGAATTCAAGCCTGTCTACGCCTTCATTGCCGACAAGCAGCGGCGCATCGCGGCACAGACGGCCTTGGAACACTATAGGGGCCGCTCGCTGAGCGTCCATTCGACCTGGCGCTACAGCAGCCTCGACGTCGGCAACGTGACACGGCAAGCGCTTGCGAGCGGAGCCGTCGGCACGCCCGGGATCAAGGTGCGGGTGGTTGATCGCAAGACATTGCAGGGCCGGGAAGAGCATTTCGCAGCCCCCGCCATCGGTAGCGCCGTGTCCGACATCAACCAGTTCTGGAATACGTTCAAGTCCGGTGTCGAGTCCATGGGACTTGAGCACGCCATCGTACTGCTGGCGACGCAATTCTGGCCGCGGGAAAGCCGCTATAGCCCGCCGGATCACATCATCGCGTTCCTGAAGAATAAATGCGGCGGCTCGGAGGCGACACTGCATCGCTGGCGCGACGATTCCCTTCGCTGCGTGCCATGCCCCTATGCCGGAGCCAGCTATGGGCTGATCGGCTACGGCAACGGCACATCCCATGACAAAGGTGGGGATGTCTACGTGATCGGCTTCGGCGATCCGGAACGAACACTGCGCACGGAGCTAGAGATTGACGCCGACCTCTATACCACTGAAGACGGTACGGCGAAGTTCACTTGCAACGACATCTTCAAGGGGCAAGCCATCCCCTTCGTGAAGTTCCGCAGCCACCATTGGAACACCTGGCAGATCGCCGTCGACCCCCATGTCCCGGAGCGCATCACATTGGAAGACGATAGCGCGGGCGATGGCGCCAAGGCGCTGTGGTACGCGCAGCCGGCGGGGCCAAAATACGGCATGCACCCCTTCTATCTGATCAACGCCCAGACCTGCGGGGTTCTGCAATGGGACAGTGGCGGCGCGGCCCAGGAGAAGGAAGCCGTGTTGCGCCCCTTCGTGCCCAATCTCGATATCAACCTGTGGGACCTGCGCTACCCCTACATTTTGTGCCTGTCTTACCAGCCGAATTGGGACCTGCGCGCCTTTGGAGATCGGCGCGTGAAGGTGGCGTCGTACCGTGGCCAGGACACGGAAATGCGCTGGTCGCCAAGTAACGTCAGTCGTGTGCTCTGA